The genomic window GCGCAGGCGTACATGCGGTAGCCGCCGACGACCGAGCCGACCATGCTGTGGCCGCAGGCCATGCACTCGACCAGGCCGGTGAGCAGGTAGCCCGAGCGGCCGCCGCCGGTGCGGCCGGGGTTGGGGCGGGGGGCCGCCTCGGCGCGCAGGGCGCGGACGCGTTCCCACTCCTCGATGCTGACGCAGGGCTGCCACGCGCCGAGCAGGTAGTCGCCGTCGTCGGTGCGGACCTGGCCGCGGAAGACGCGGATGCCGGCGTAGCGGGGTGCGTCCAGGATGCGGCCGACGCCGCCGACCGTCCAGGCCGAGCCCAGGGCGGTCGGCACGTTTCGATCGTTCAAGTCGAAGGCGATCGCGCGCAGCGTCTCCCCGTCGAGGAAGCGGGCGAACACCTCGCGGACCACCTTGGACTCGGCCGGGATCGGCTCGCCCATGCCCGCCTCGTAGCCGAAGGCGCGGCGGCCGCCGCCGTGCGGGCGGCCGGCGAGCGCGGCGCCGCGGTGCGCGGCGCGCGAGGCCCGGGACACCGCCTGCGCGGCGCGGCAGGCCACCGAGGCGCGGTCGCTGAGCGTGCGGCGCTGCGCCGGATCGGCCAGGTCCCACTCGTCGCCGACGCTGTGCAGCACGATCCCGTTGCGCTCGCTGGCGCTCAGCAGCCGCACCAGGTCCAGCGCGCGGTGGCGCAGCAGGGAGCCCGGCGCGTAGAGAATCAGATCGTTGATCTTCTTGCGCTCCACGGCGGCCAGCGTCGCCGCCCACCCCGGCTTGACGCCCTTGGTCTTCCACACCGTGCGCACGGCGTCGGCCTGGACCGCCGCGGGCGCCACCCGGAGCCGACGCGACCGCGCGTACTCACGGCACTTCAGCTCACGGACGTCGACAGTGCTCTGATCCTCGTCGTCAATGTGCGGTACGCAGCAGTAGATACCCGCCGCGAACAACGGCTCTCGCATGTCAGCCACATCGTGAATCTACTACGCTGAATAGGAGATGGGGAGAGTGCCTCGGAGAGAACCCAGGTCACAGCTTGTTAACGTGAACGATCCGGGCCCCGTCGGTCACATGGCGTGAGAGCCCGCGGACGCGCACGCGCACAGCCGCCCGGAGCCCCGTCTCCGAGGCCCTCGAACGAATTCCCTATAGGAACCGCCCTATCTCGCGCAGCACTTTACACCCGCGTGAGTAACTCGTATGCACCCCCTCACAGACACGTTTTCGACCAGCGGCGAGAATGCTTAAGAAATCGTGAAGCGGTCGAAAGTCAGCTTCTCCGCCCCCGCATTCCGGAGAAGATCCCCTTGCCGCGCGGGGCCTGGCCGCCGAGCCAGCGGACGAGGTCCTCGACGACCGCCGGGTCGACGTTCGCCGGGACCGCGTACTCGGCCGGCGTCGAGGGCCCGGTGCCCGGCGCGAACATGTGGTTGTCGGCGGCGTGCACGCGGATCTCCACGTCGGGGCGCTCACCGAGGCCCGCCCGCCACAGCGCGAGGTCGTCGGCCTCGGTGACCTGGTAGTCGCGGCCGCCCTGCAGGATCAGCATCGGCTGCGGCAGCGCGCGGGCGGTGGCGACGGGATCGTAGGCGCGCAGGTCGAGCCAGTACGCGCCGGAGTAGCCGAGCGGGAGGTCCTCGGTCGGGGTGGAGGACGACAGGTCGGGGCTGTCCACGTTCGCGGCCTGCCGCTCGATCACGGCCACCGTCTCGGCCGGGACCAGGCCCAGGGACGCCAGGTGGCGCACGGTGCGCACGACCGAGCGCTGCATCGGCACGGCATCGGCGGCGAGAAGCACGAGACCAGCGATACCCGGTTCCGCCGAAGCGATGCGCGGCGCCATCTTCGCACCCATGCTGTGCCCGACGATGTGGATGCGGTCGGGGGCGATATCAGGGTTCTGCCGGAGCTGCCGGAAGGCGTCGCGGGCGTAGGGCAGATACTCGTCGGCGGCCGTGAACTCGGGCATCTCGGCGAGGACCTCGGCGTGCACCGCGCCCACCTTGTCGAAGCGCAGGCTCGCCACCCCGCTGCCGGCCAGGCCCCAGGCCAGGTCCTTGAGCGGCTTGAGCGGCCCGGCGCTGCCGTCGCGGTCGAAGGGGCCGCCGCCGGACAGCAGGATCGCGGCCGGGAAGGGGCCGTCGCCGCGCGGCACGGTCAGGGTGCCGGGGACCGCGAGCGGACCCTGGCCCACGACGGCTTCGTGTTCCACGAACCGCTTCGGGGCGGCGTACGGCGGCGGCGTCCACTCGCCGGGCGCGGCCAGACGCAGACCGTGCAGGAGCCCGTCGCCGGCGGTGGCGATGACGACCACCAGGTCGCCCTTGGCGAAGCTCACCGGGACGCTCACCCGCGTCAGACCGCCGTCGATCGCCTCGAGCCGCGGGGCGCCGAGCCCGGCGAGCTCTCCGAGACGGCCGGTCTCGGAGGTCCATCCGGCCCGGACCGCGTCGGCGGACACCACCGCGCGCAGCCCCGGGGCGAAGAGTGCTTCGATGTCCGGCCACCGGCCCCGGTCGGCCAGCTCGACGAACCGCGCCGCCAGCGCGGCCGGGTCGGT from Catenulispora sp. GP43 includes these protein-coding regions:
- a CDS encoding recombinase family protein; the protein is MREPLFAAGIYCCVPHIDDEDQSTVDVRELKCREYARSRRLRVAPAAVQADAVRTVWKTKGVKPGWAATLAAVERKKINDLILYAPGSLLRHRALDLVRLLSASERNGIVLHSVGDEWDLADPAQRRTLSDRASVACRAAQAVSRASRAAHRGAALAGRPHGGGRRAFGYEAGMGEPIPAESKVVREVFARFLDGETLRAIAFDLNDRNVPTALGSAWTVGGVGRILDAPRYAGIRVFRGQVRTDDGDYLLGAWQPCVSIEEWERVRALRAEAAPRPNPGRTGGGRSGYLLTGLVECMACGHSMVGSVVGGYRMYACASTRNQPPEECARSIGATSFERHVQQDAIRILQEWDVARVASLPMVGNRRPDPRSPHDPDHAAFGDIHGGVVVRSASAIDGIVTGPDAGQDWPRVPLRRRAEVLRFLYTVIRVGPKTTSRGVFDPGRIALVPHPL